The Saccharothrix variisporea genome has a segment encoding these proteins:
- a CDS encoding MarR family winged helix-turn-helix transcriptional regulator: protein MHLEAGVNKGRVDKSLLAVERAMVEIRRRQRRRALARGAVGPHVDVLDVVEAAEESGERVTVSAVAQALGVDQPRASKLVAAAVEEGWVRREADQADGRRAYLVRTASGRELSEVIHERRQEAFDRAMDGWTDAEREVFASLLGRFVGGLP, encoded by the coding sequence ATGCATCTGGAGGCCGGGGTGAACAAGGGCCGGGTGGACAAGAGCCTGCTCGCCGTCGAGCGCGCGATGGTGGAGATCCGGCGGCGGCAGCGGCGGCGGGCGCTGGCCCGGGGCGCGGTTGGGCCGCACGTCGACGTGCTGGACGTGGTCGAGGCGGCGGAGGAGAGCGGCGAGCGGGTGACGGTGTCGGCCGTCGCGCAGGCGTTGGGCGTGGACCAGCCCCGGGCGAGCAAGCTCGTGGCGGCGGCCGTCGAGGAGGGGTGGGTGCGGCGCGAGGCCGACCAGGCGGACGGGCGCAGGGCGTACCTGGTGCGGACGGCGAGCGGGCGCGAGTTGTCCGAGGTGATCCACGAGCGCCGGCAGGAGGCGTTCGACCGGGCCATGGACGGGTGGACGGACGCCGAGCGCGAGGTCTTCGCGTCGCTGCTGGGGCGTTTTGTCGGTGGCTTGCCCTAG
- a CDS encoding MmcQ/YjbR family DNA-binding protein gives MTVDDVIAYCLAKPGAEESYPWGDEELVCKVGGKAFAFIGLPGESVGVKCGVNAEEAAEWRDRFPDDITISPYIGRYGWNRLQLGGAVPEDDVRELLDRSYDAVVAKLPRGKRPGVLPG, from the coding sequence GTGACGGTTGACGACGTGATCGCGTACTGCCTGGCCAAGCCCGGCGCCGAGGAGAGCTACCCCTGGGGCGACGAGGAACTGGTGTGCAAGGTCGGCGGCAAGGCGTTCGCGTTCATCGGGCTGCCCGGCGAGTCCGTGGGCGTCAAGTGCGGCGTGAACGCCGAGGAAGCGGCCGAGTGGCGCGACCGCTTCCCCGACGACATCACGATCAGCCCGTACATCGGCCGCTACGGCTGGAACCGGCTCCAGCTCGGCGGCGCGGTCCCGGAGGACGACGTGCGCGAACTCCTCGACCGGTCGTACGACGCGGTCGTGGCGAAGCTGCCGCGCGGCAAGCGGCCCGGGGTGCTGCCCGGCTAA
- a CDS encoding VOC family protein — protein MPRPVHFEIFAADPARAISFYETVFGWKFERWGQEQYWLVTTGEEGPGVNGGLLPRQGPDPEPDGPISGYVMTTGVDDIDAIIALIEGAGGTVALPKNHMPGVGLLAYYRDTEGNLFGVIEPEEGTG, from the coding sequence ATGCCTCGACCTGTGCACTTCGAGATCTTCGCGGCGGATCCGGCGCGGGCGATCTCCTTCTACGAGACGGTGTTCGGCTGGAAGTTCGAACGCTGGGGCCAGGAGCAGTACTGGCTCGTCACGACCGGCGAGGAGGGCCCCGGCGTGAACGGCGGCCTGCTGCCCCGCCAGGGTCCCGACCCCGAGCCGGACGGCCCGATCAGCGGATACGTGATGACGACCGGGGTGGACGACATCGACGCCATCATCGCGTTGATCGAGGGAGCGGGCGGGACCGTCGCGCTGCCCAAGAACCACATGCCAGGCGTCGGCCTGCTCGCGTACTACCGCGACACCGAGGGCAACCTGTTCGGCGTGATCGAGCCCGAGGAGGGCACCGGCTAG
- a CDS encoding NADP-dependent oxidoreductase, with the protein MLSVIVRSSGGPVEVADVPVPVPGVGQVRVRVGAAAVNPVDFATRSGALHAAGLVPARVVGLGWDVAGVVDAVGADVSFSVGDAVVGLRDRLPTLGTQAEFVVLDASAVARAPRSVSLEAASTLPLGGLTAWQALDLLDLPVGASVLVTGAGGSVGGFAVQLAVARGLRVVAFASGSDEELVRSYGASWVVPRGADVGAAVREVVPGGVDGVVDAAALGVEALDAVRGGGAFVAVLGSATPVALRGIRVANVWIRADGVRLASLVELVDAGAVRLAEPEAVPLADVARVHDEERPWVVRDGVRRRVVLVPPAVGAGRA; encoded by the coding sequence ATGCTTTCGGTGATCGTGCGGTCCTCTGGTGGGCCGGTGGAAGTGGCGGACGTGCCGGTGCCGGTGCCCGGGGTGGGGCAGGTGCGGGTCCGGGTGGGTGCGGCGGCGGTCAACCCCGTGGACTTCGCGACCCGGTCGGGGGCGTTGCACGCGGCCGGGTTGGTGCCGGCTCGGGTGGTCGGGCTCGGGTGGGACGTGGCCGGCGTGGTGGACGCGGTCGGGGCGGATGTGTCGTTCTCGGTCGGCGACGCCGTGGTGGGGCTGCGGGACCGGTTGCCCACCTTGGGGACGCAGGCGGAGTTCGTCGTGTTGGACGCGTCGGCGGTGGCTCGTGCGCCTCGGTCGGTGTCGTTGGAGGCGGCGAGCACGTTGCCGCTGGGCGGGTTGACGGCGTGGCAGGCGTTGGACCTGCTGGACCTGCCGGTGGGGGCGTCGGTGCTGGTGACCGGCGCGGGCGGGTCGGTGGGCGGGTTCGCCGTGCAGCTCGCGGTGGCGCGGGGGTTGCGGGTGGTGGCGTTCGCGTCCGGCTCCGATGAGGAGTTGGTGCGGTCCTACGGGGCCTCGTGGGTGGTGCCGCGCGGGGCCGATGTCGGGGCCGCGGTGCGGGAGGTGGTGCCCGGCGGGGTGGACGGGGTGGTGGACGCCGCCGCGTTGGGGGTCGAGGCGTTGGACGCGGTGCGCGGCGGTGGGGCGTTCGTCGCGGTGCTCGGGTCGGCCACGCCGGTCGCGTTGCGGGGGATCCGGGTGGCGAACGTGTGGATCCGGGCGGACGGGGTGCGGCTGGCGTCGTTGGTGGAGTTGGTGGACGCCGGGGCGGTGCGACTGGCCGAGCCGGAAGCCGTGCCACTGGCGGACGTGGCCCGGGTGCACGACGAGGAGCGGCCGTGGGTGGTGCGCGACGGGGTGCGGCGACGGGTGGTGCTCGTTCCCCCGGCGGTCGGCGCGGGTCGGGCGTAG
- a CDS encoding winged helix-turn-helix transcriptional regulator has translation MVTRTASERREERRQAYDAYLKECPARQLLDRISDKWVSLVLVALSDGPRRYSELNHTIAGVSQKMLTQTLRSLERDGLVTRSITADVPVRVDYELTPLGHKLMPVMAAIKSWAEENIEDVLASRERYDRSRPDND, from the coding sequence ATGGTCACCCGAACGGCGAGCGAACGCCGCGAAGAACGCCGCCAGGCCTACGACGCCTACCTGAAGGAGTGCCCGGCCCGACAGCTGCTCGACCGCATCAGCGACAAGTGGGTCAGCCTGGTGCTGGTCGCCCTCTCGGACGGCCCCCGCCGCTACAGCGAGCTGAACCACACCATCGCCGGCGTCAGCCAGAAGATGCTCACCCAGACCCTGCGCTCACTGGAACGGGACGGCCTGGTCACCCGGAGCATCACGGCGGACGTCCCGGTCCGGGTGGACTACGAGCTCACGCCCCTGGGCCACAAGCTCATGCCGGTCATGGCCGCGATCAAGAGCTGGGCGGAGGAGAACATCGAGGACGTGCTGGCGAGCCGGGAGCGCTACGACCGCTCCCGGCCCGACAACGACTAG
- a CDS encoding ABC transporter permease, translating to MSDNGVHTDPSAISDLTDAAEQEQASVAPDGSKVGYRAGRTLPVRVELVRQLRRRRTQLVLGFLVLLPFILVVAFELGQSSPNRRSGGFVDLATASGVNFVILTLFVSGSFLLPMIVALFFGDTIASEASWSSLKYLLAAPIPRHRLLRQKALASGLLSVFALVLLPLVALGVGVAWYGAGEAVSPTGEAASFGSGVYGVALAVCYISIHLFWVAGLALYLSVSTDAPLGAVGGAVLVSILSQILDQITALEDLRDYLPTHYALAWADLLSSDVDWSQMARGTFSALAYGAFFTLLAARKFARKDVTS from the coding sequence ATGAGCGACAACGGGGTGCACACCGATCCCTCGGCGATCTCCGACCTGACGGACGCGGCGGAGCAGGAGCAGGCGTCCGTCGCGCCGGACGGGTCGAAGGTCGGCTACCGGGCAGGGCGGACGCTGCCGGTGCGGGTCGAGCTGGTGCGGCAGTTGCGCCGGCGGCGGACGCAGTTGGTGCTGGGTTTCCTGGTGCTGCTGCCGTTCATCCTGGTGGTGGCGTTCGAGCTGGGCCAGTCGTCGCCCAACCGGCGCTCGGGCGGGTTCGTGGACCTGGCCACGGCGTCCGGCGTGAACTTCGTGATCCTCACGCTGTTCGTGTCCGGGAGCTTCCTGCTGCCGATGATCGTGGCGTTGTTCTTCGGCGACACGATCGCGTCGGAGGCGTCGTGGTCGAGCCTGAAGTACCTGCTGGCCGCGCCGATCCCCCGGCACAGGTTGTTGCGGCAGAAGGCGTTGGCGTCCGGGCTGCTGTCGGTGTTCGCGCTGGTGCTGCTGCCGTTGGTGGCACTGGGTGTGGGTGTCGCCTGGTACGGCGCGGGCGAGGCGGTGTCACCGACCGGTGAGGCGGCGTCGTTCGGGTCCGGCGTGTACGGGGTGGCGCTGGCGGTCTGCTACATCTCCATCCACCTGTTCTGGGTGGCGGGGTTGGCCCTGTACCTGTCGGTGTCGACGGACGCGCCGCTGGGCGCGGTCGGCGGGGCGGTGCTGGTGTCGATCCTGTCGCAGATCCTGGACCAGATCACGGCGTTGGAGGACCTGCGGGACTACCTGCCCACGCACTACGCGTTGGCTTGGGCGGACCTGCTGTCGTCCGATGTGGACTGGTCGCAGATGGCCCGCGGGACGTTCTCGGCGTTGGCTTACGGGGCGTTCTTCACGCTGTTGGCCGCTCGCAAGTTCGCTCGCAAGGACGTCACTTCCTAG
- a CDS encoding alpha/beta fold hydrolase → MAPTSRLRGRWSLPALVVLVALVGAGVVWARSGDDPPPVSTRDAVIDVPESPGSDRTVQLDTTLYLPERTPAPAILLPHGFGGSKDGVAAQARELAQDGFVVLTYSARGFGRSTGQIELNSLDHEVRDAQKLLDWLATREEVRTDAAGDPRVGVTGGSYGGALALSLAGVDPRVDTIAPVITYNDLAQALLPNSARPDRVDAGTPAVGAFADDGVFKRSWAGIFFSAGLSGGDLASPGQEAAEPGQNDNGAGQAADAAAAAVTAPQQQGRPAGPVNGACGRFAADVCAAYTEVATTGRASEKTLEILRRASPASVTDKITQPTLLVQGEQDTLFGLDQADANARQIAANGAKVKVVWYSGGHDGGSPGPELRGQIADWMAFHLDGKGTDPGTGFEYTVVGAFRSSGAPSLRNVIAPSYPGLTGGGAVERKGIALSGRDQTVVNPAGGNPAAVSSLPGLGSALSRSSSLSSRLSLDLPGQAAVFASEPFTSQVLLTGASTVRLKVAAVPGVPVPPEGAVLFAKLYDSDASGVRTLPGSAVAPFRVKLPADGSPVEVTVTLPGAVRPVESDHRLQLVVSTTDQAYANATAPAAYRISLASPDLAVPVVPGANATSEVPTGALWGIAIVLLLCLVVAVVAWFRRRLTADVDPELTSVPLVISGLTKSYPGGLTAVRDLSFRVEHGQVLGLLGPNGAGKTTTLRMLMGLITPSEGEIRVFGHRVHAGAPVLSRIGSFVEGSGFLPHLSGIANLRLYWAATGRPVEQAHFDEALEIAGLGGAVHRKVRTYSQGMRQRLAIAQAMLGLPDLLVLDEPTNGLDPPQIHQMREVLRRYAAAGRTVLVSSHLLAEVEQTCSHVVVMHKGTLVAAGPVEEIATGGGEASFRVDRPDEAADVLRGLSGVKSVSVDGEQVHASLNGTPRAEALQALVAAGVAVDQAGPRRRLEDAFLELVGE, encoded by the coding sequence GTGGCCCCAACCTCCCGCCTCCGCGGCAGGTGGTCGCTCCCCGCGCTGGTCGTGCTGGTCGCCCTGGTGGGCGCCGGCGTGGTCTGGGCGCGGTCGGGCGACGACCCGCCGCCGGTGAGCACCCGCGACGCGGTGATCGACGTGCCGGAAAGCCCCGGCAGCGACCGGACGGTCCAGCTCGACACCACCCTCTACCTGCCCGAACGCACCCCCGCGCCGGCGATCCTGCTCCCGCACGGCTTCGGCGGCAGCAAGGACGGCGTGGCCGCCCAGGCCCGGGAGCTGGCCCAGGACGGGTTCGTCGTCCTGACCTACTCCGCGCGCGGCTTCGGCCGCAGCACCGGCCAGATCGAGCTGAACTCGCTGGACCACGAGGTCCGCGACGCGCAGAAGCTGCTCGACTGGCTCGCCACCCGCGAGGAGGTGCGCACCGACGCGGCGGGCGACCCGCGCGTGGGCGTGACCGGCGGGTCCTACGGCGGCGCGCTGGCGCTGTCCCTGGCGGGCGTGGACCCGCGGGTGGACACCATCGCGCCGGTCATCACGTACAACGACCTGGCCCAGGCGCTGCTGCCCAACTCCGCGCGCCCCGACCGGGTGGACGCCGGGACGCCGGCGGTGGGCGCGTTCGCCGACGACGGCGTGTTCAAGCGCTCGTGGGCGGGCATCTTCTTCTCCGCCGGCCTGTCCGGCGGCGACCTCGCCAGCCCCGGCCAAGAGGCCGCCGAGCCGGGTCAGAACGACAACGGCGCAGGTCAGGCGGCCGACGCGGCAGCGGCAGCGGTCACCGCGCCGCAGCAGCAGGGCCGACCGGCCGGACCGGTGAACGGGGCGTGCGGCCGGTTCGCCGCAGACGTCTGCGCCGCCTACACCGAGGTCGCCACGACCGGCCGGGCGAGCGAGAAGACGCTGGAGATCCTGCGCCGCGCCTCCCCCGCCTCGGTGACCGACAAGATCACCCAGCCGACCCTGCTGGTGCAGGGCGAGCAGGACACCCTGTTCGGCCTGGACCAGGCCGACGCCAACGCCCGCCAGATCGCCGCGAACGGCGCCAAGGTGAAGGTCGTCTGGTACTCCGGCGGCCACGACGGCGGGTCGCCCGGCCCCGAGCTGCGCGGGCAGATCGCCGACTGGATGGCCTTCCACCTCGACGGCAAGGGCACCGACCCCGGCACCGGCTTCGAGTACACGGTCGTGGGCGCGTTCCGCAGCAGCGGTGCGCCGTCGCTGCGCAACGTCATCGCGCCGAGCTACCCGGGGCTGACCGGCGGCGGCGCGGTCGAGCGCAAGGGCATCGCGCTGTCCGGGCGGGACCAGACGGTGGTCAACCCGGCGGGCGGCAACCCGGCGGCCGTGTCGAGCCTGCCCGGACTGGGGTCGGCGCTGTCGCGGTCGTCGTCGCTGTCGTCGCGGCTGTCGCTGGACCTGCCCGGCCAGGCGGCGGTGTTCGCCAGCGAGCCGTTCACCTCGCAGGTGCTGCTGACCGGGGCGTCCACGGTGCGGTTGAAGGTGGCGGCCGTGCCGGGTGTTCCGGTGCCGCCCGAGGGCGCGGTGCTGTTCGCCAAGCTCTACGACTCCGACGCGAGCGGGGTGCGGACCCTGCCGGGGTCGGCGGTGGCGCCCTTCCGGGTGAAGCTGCCCGCGGACGGGTCGCCGGTCGAGGTGACCGTGACGCTGCCCGGCGCGGTGCGGCCGGTGGAGAGCGACCACCGGCTCCAGCTCGTGGTGTCCACGACCGACCAGGCCTACGCCAACGCCACCGCCCCCGCGGCCTACCGGATCTCGCTGGCGTCGCCGGACCTGGCGGTGCCGGTGGTGCCGGGCGCGAACGCGACCAGCGAGGTGCCGACCGGCGCGCTGTGGGGCATCGCGATCGTGCTGCTGCTGTGCCTGGTCGTGGCCGTGGTGGCGTGGTTCCGCCGCCGGCTGACCGCGGACGTCGACCCGGAGCTGACGTCGGTGCCGCTGGTCATCTCCGGCCTGACCAAGTCCTACCCGGGCGGGTTGACCGCGGTGCGGGACCTGTCGTTCCGGGTGGAGCACGGCCAGGTGCTCGGTCTGCTCGGGCCCAACGGCGCGGGCAAGACGACCACGCTGCGGATGCTGATGGGCCTGATCACGCCCTCGGAGGGTGAGATCAGGGTGTTCGGGCACCGGGTGCACGCGGGTGCGCCCGTGCTGTCGCGGATCGGGTCGTTCGTGGAGGGGTCGGGCTTCTTGCCGCACCTGTCCGGCATCGCGAACCTGCGGCTGTACTGGGCGGCCACCGGTCGACCGGTGGAGCAGGCCCACTTCGACGAGGCGCTGGAGATCGCGGGCCTGGGCGGCGCGGTGCACCGCAAGGTCCGGACGTACAGCCAGGGCATGCGGCAGCGGCTCGCCATCGCCCAGGCCATGCTCGGCCTGCCGGACCTGCTCGTGCTGGACGAGCCGACCAACGGGCTCGACCCGCCCCAGATCCACCAGATGCGCGAGGTCCTGCGGCGCTACGCCGCCGCCGGGCGCACGGTGCTGGTGTCCTCCCACCTGCTCGCCGAGGTCGAGCAGACGTGCAGCCACGTCGTGGTCATGCACAAGGGCACCCTGGTCGCGGCCGGTCCGGTCGAGGAGATCGCGACGGGCGGCGGCGAGGCCAGCTTCCGGGTCGACCGGCCCGACGAGGCGGCCGACGTGCTGCGCGGGCTGTCGGGCGTGAAGTCGGTCTCGGTGGACGGCGAGCAGGTCCACGCGAGCCTGAACGGGACTCCGCGCGCGGAGGCGTTGCAGGCGTTGGTGGCGGCGGGGGTGGCGGTCGACCAGGCCGGTCCGCGCCGCCGGTTGGAGGACGCGTTCCTGGAGTTGGTGGGCGAATGA
- a CDS encoding TerC family protein, which translates to MGVPAWLWFATIAGLLALLAIDLFIVDRKPHEVTIGEAGRWVTFYVAVAIAFGLGIWYFAGGTYSGEFFAGYITEYSLSVDNLFIFLIIMSTFKVPAIHQHKVLLVGIVMALVMRGIFIAVGAAVIAQFSWVFYLFGAFLIYTGYKLARTDHDEEEEEFKENAALRLVRKVFPVADRYHDAKSFVRIDGKRFVTPMFIVMVAIGTTDLLFALDSIPAIFGLTKEPFLVFTANAFALMGLRQLYFLLGGLLNKLVYLSIGLSVILGFIGVKLILEALHSNSLPFLNGGEPLPVPVIGIELSLSVIVGVLAITTVASLIKVKRDPEAAKQVAK; encoded by the coding sequence ATGGGTGTCCCTGCGTGGTTGTGGTTCGCGACGATCGCGGGCTTGTTGGCCTTGCTCGCGATCGACCTGTTCATCGTCGACCGCAAGCCGCACGAGGTCACCATCGGTGAAGCCGGTCGGTGGGTGACCTTCTACGTCGCCGTCGCGATCGCCTTCGGCCTGGGCATCTGGTACTTCGCGGGTGGCACCTATTCAGGTGAATTCTTCGCCGGGTACATCACGGAGTACTCGCTCAGCGTCGACAACCTCTTCATCTTCCTGATCATCATGAGCACCTTCAAGGTGCCCGCGATCCACCAGCACAAGGTGCTGCTCGTGGGCATCGTGATGGCGCTGGTGATGCGCGGCATCTTCATCGCCGTCGGCGCGGCCGTGATCGCCCAGTTCAGCTGGGTCTTCTACCTGTTCGGCGCGTTCCTGATCTACACCGGCTACAAGCTGGCGCGGACGGACCACGACGAGGAGGAAGAGGAGTTCAAGGAGAACGCGGCGCTGCGCCTGGTCCGCAAGGTCTTCCCGGTGGCCGACCGGTACCACGACGCCAAGTCGTTCGTCCGGATCGACGGCAAGCGGTTCGTGACCCCGATGTTCATCGTGATGGTCGCGATCGGCACCACCGACCTGCTGTTCGCGCTGGACTCGATCCCGGCGATCTTCGGGCTGACCAAGGAGCCGTTCCTGGTCTTCACCGCCAACGCGTTCGCCCTGATGGGGCTGCGGCAGCTGTACTTCCTGCTCGGCGGGCTGCTCAACAAGCTGGTCTACCTGTCGATCGGCCTGTCGGTGATCCTCGGGTTCATCGGCGTGAAGCTGATCCTGGAGGCGCTGCACTCCAACTCGCTGCCCTTCCTCAACGGCGGCGAGCCGCTGCCGGTGCCGGTCATCGGCATCGAGCTGTCGCTGTCGGTCATCGTGGGCGTCCTGGCCATCACCACGGTCGCCTCGCTGATCAAGGTCAAGCGCGACCCGGAGGCGGCCAAGCAGGTCGCCAAGTAG